In Actinomyces radicidentis, one genomic interval encodes:
- the nuoE gene encoding NADH-quinone oxidoreductase subunit NuoE translates to MTVENTPTAGRHAAAAPVTTSGYEPEVEARLREDIAQIRSRYPEGHERSALIPMLHLVQSVDGYVAPRGIAICAESLGLTRSEVSAVATFYSQFRRHPAGEYHVGVCTNALCAVMGGDEVWKAVAEHTGLGNDETSEDGRISLERIECNAACDYAPVVMVNWEFFDNQTPASAVDIIDRLRRGEDVVPTRGPETLPTFRENSRVLAGFEDGRSDEGGRPGDPSLLGLRIARENGWTAPKEETK, encoded by the coding sequence ATGACCGTCGAGAACACCCCCACCGCGGGCCGCCACGCGGCCGCCGCCCCGGTGACGACCTCCGGCTACGAGCCCGAGGTCGAGGCGCGCCTGCGCGAGGACATCGCGCAGATCCGCTCCCGCTACCCCGAGGGCCACGAGCGCAGCGCCCTCATCCCGATGCTGCACCTCGTCCAGAGCGTCGACGGCTACGTCGCCCCCCGCGGCATCGCCATCTGCGCCGAGTCCCTGGGCCTGACCCGCTCCGAGGTCTCCGCCGTCGCGACCTTCTACAGCCAGTTCCGCCGCCACCCCGCCGGCGAGTACCACGTCGGCGTCTGCACGAACGCCCTGTGCGCCGTCATGGGCGGCGACGAGGTCTGGAAGGCCGTCGCCGAGCACACCGGTCTCGGCAACGACGAGACCAGCGAGGACGGCAGGATCTCCCTCGAGCGCATCGAGTGCAACGCCGCCTGCGACTACGCCCCCGTCGTCATGGTCAACTGGGAGTTCTTCGACAACCAGACGCCGGCCAGCGCCGTCGACATCATCGACCGCCTGCGCCGCGGCGAGGACGTCGTCCCCACGCGCGGCCCCGAGACCCTGCCCACCTTCCGCGAGAACTCCCGCGTCCTCGCCGGCTTCGAGGACGGCCGCTCCGACGAGGGCGGACGCCCCGGCGACCCGAGCCTCCTCGGCCTGCGCATCGCGCGCGAGAACGGCTGGACCGCCCCCAAGGAGGAGACCAAGTGA